The segment CGGTCCGACAAAGCACACTCAATTCCGACGGCACGCTGTCGGTCAGCGTCGCCCTGCCGGCCCGGTCGCGTGCACGGCTGCGCGTTCACCAGGCGGCGAGCGGGAGGGAGGCGCTGTTTGAGCCGATTCAATCGCCGCGCGCGTTCGCGCTGGCCGCCGGCGAAAGCACCGCGCTCTCGATCCTCGCCCCCGCCGACGTGACCTTGCAGTGGCGGAGAAATGGCGTGCTGCTCCCCGGCGCGACGGGGCCGCGCCTGACGATCACGAACGCGCAGCCGGCTGACGCGGGGATCTACACGGTGGACGTTGGCGGGGAGCCGGCCGCGACGGTCGTGGCGGCGATCGTCGCGTTTCGTTCCACGGCCGCCGTGACTGGCGCCGCGCGGCTGGCCGGGACGGACATACGCCACGCGAACGGCAACATCTACGATCAGGCGCTGCTCACCGGGTCGGCCGCGACGATCACGGCCGACGCCGGTCAGGTTGCACGGATTTCCTACCTCGATCTGAACGACGACATCGTCCAGGTGGAATTCTCCGGCGCCGGCAGCCTGACGCTTGCGCTCGCCGACGCTGCCGCACCCGCTTTGCCGCGGAATTACCACCAGGACGTCCGTTACGTGAAGGGCCACGCGACGATTCTCATCGCCGATGCCGATGAGACGACGAACGTATCCGTGTTTACGGTCGGACGCGCGAACGCGGTCAACCAGGCGCTCTTCAAGGCGGACGTCGTTTATGATGGCATCGCCGACCTCGCGGCGCTCGCGATCCAGAGCCGGTCGGGAAAATTCGCCGGGGTTTACCTCGGCAATGCCCACCTGTTCGCGGCCCACGGCGCCACCGGCGTGTACGCGCCGGGCGTGCAGGTCGCCGGACCTGCGCGGCTCGGCGGCGTGAGCGCCTTCGATCGCGCGCTGCCGGTGCTCGTGTTTGGTTCGCTGGGTGAGCTGGCGATCACGGGGAGCGACCTGTACCAGGATAATGGCGCCGCCGTGCAAACGCTCGGACTGCGGCGCATCGCATTCACCGCCGGGGGCAAATCCGACGGCACCGGATTGCCGACGCAGCGCAATCGCGGCCGGTTGGTACGATTTGACCACGACGTGACCGGGTTGCTGGTCGGGCCGTAGCGCCGCGCCGACGGCGATTTCGTCGTCGAATCGAAAAGGGCTCATCTCCGGATCGAACACCTACGCGCCGCTCTTGCCTTGACAGTCTAGGGGAGTCGGATTCTCCTAGATCATCTAGGAGAGTTATGGGCACGACGTTGATTTCGACCGCACCTCACCGCCCGTGCTGCCGGCGGAGCTGGTTGCTGCTCGCAGGGTGGGCGACCGTGGGCCTACCGGGATTGCACGCCTTCGGTGGGAACGCGGTCGTCGTGAGCGCGACGGCCATTCCCGCCTACGCGCGGCCGAGCGATGGCGCTGGTCGGCCGCTCGCGCAGAGCTATGTCTTCGGACAGGGCAAGTTCTTCGGCGGAACCTGGGCGGACCGCGGACTTGCGCAGCTATCATTCGATCAACTCACGAAGCTGCTGGCGCCGGGTTTGGCGAAACAGAACTATTTCCCAACGCGGGACGCCGCTGCGGCCGACCTGCTGTTGATGGTGCACTGGGGCGTCACGCAGGCTTTTCGCGACCCCATGGGCGAGGTCAACGTCGAGCGGCTGAACAGCGCCGCGGATGAATACCGCACCGCGGCGGCGGCGAACAACGGCGCCGCTGATCCCGGCGCGTTGAATGCCTTGCTGGCCGACCAGAGCGGGGCCGGCCAGAGCGCGCAACAGGCCATCGCGCGTAACGCCGCGTTGCTTGGCTATACGCCCACGTTGCAGCAGGCGCAGCGCCGGATCTTCGTCAGCGCGGAGGAGCAGACGATGAACGAGGAGCTGAACGAAGAGCGCTATTTCATCGTGGTCCTCGCGTACGACTACGCGTTCATGCGGAAGGAGCATCGCTCGCGGCTGCTCTGGGCGACGCGCATCAGCCTGCGTTCGGTGGGCAACCGGTTCGAGGTGGCCGCGGCCGCCCTCGCGCAGGCCGGCGCCGGCGTGTACGGTCGCAACATCGACGGCCTCGTCCGGCTCGACTACTCGGATCGCAGCGGCCGGGTTGACCTCGGCGAATTAAAAGTCCTGGGCGAGGCGGAAACGACCCCGGCTAGCGTGCCGGCCACGCGATGAACCTGATGAGGCAGAACGGCGTGACGATCGATTGGCAAACACCTCCGAGTTTCAAATTATCGTGAGTAACCAAAAAGCGGATTTACTACAAGGTACCCTGGACTTGCTCATCCTGAAAGCGCTGCAACACGAGCCGATGCACGGGTTCGGCGTGGCGCTGCGAATCCAGCAAATGTCAAAGGACATGTTGCAGGTGGAACAGGGCTCGCTGTATCCCGCGCTGTACCGGCTCGAAGACCAAGGGTGGATCGAGTCCGAGTGGGGCGTCTCCGAAAACAACCGGAAGGCGAAGTTCTATTCGCTGACGACCGCCGGCCGGAAGCAGCTCCAGACCGAGGAGAAGAGCTGGGCCAATCTTTCGACCGCGATCAACCTGGTGCTGGGCAATACCTGACGCGTTCATCTCGTGCAGCCCATTCCCCACGATTTGCGCCGGGCCTTGCAGCGGAGTGGGCTGGATGAGTTCTTCCGCGAGCACCCGCGGGTGCATCGCGTTGACTACCTCCGCTGGATCGCTGCGTCCAAGCGCCGGGGCACGCGGCGCCGGCGGATCGACGAGGCGGTGGTGCGGCTGGCGCGCCAATGGCAGGAGGAGGTGGCGCGGTTTCTGCGGCCCGACGTGAGGGGGAGTGTGGCGGCGGATCCGCAGCACGAGCGGCGGTGCGCGTGAGGGGAATCTCAATCTTTCTCTTTCTCCTCCCGGACTGCCGATGCTGAAGCAAGAAAGTCGCACGCGACGAACCCGAGCCTCCTGACGAGAGAGAACGAGAGAGAGGGAACGAGAGGAGTCCTACCGTGAAAACCTGGTCCAAGCTGAAGACGCTGTTCCGCCGGCGAAAGGCCGAGGCGGAAATGTCCGCCGAGATCCGGCTGCATCTTGAGTTGCAGACGGAGCGGAACATCGCTGCCGGGATGGATCCGGGCGAGGCGCGGTACGCCGCGCAGCGGATGTTCGGGGGAGTCGAGCAGGTGAAGGAGCAGTGCCGTGAGCAGCGGAGCTGGGTCTGGCTGGAGCAGTTCGGGCGCGACTTGGTGCACGCAGGGTCCTCGCTGCGACACGCGCCGGGTTTCTCCGGAGTGGCGATCGTCACGCTCGCCGTGGTGATCGGTGCGAACTCCCTCGTGTTCACGCTCGTCAACGGCTTTCTGTTCAAGCCGGTGCTCGGCGACGGCGCAGGCACGGCCGTGCACGTGGTCGCTCTGACCAAGGCGGCGTCGCGTGCGCCGCAGCGGTTCACCCGCGAAGATCTCGAGCGGCTGCGCGGGAATCCCGGCGTATTCTCGGCGGTGGCCGGTTACACGATTTATCCGGAGGTCTGGGGAACGGAGCTCGGTGATCTTCGCCACGGGATGGTGGAACGAGTGACGGACGGATTCTTCGCGGTCTGCGGGGTGCAGCCGACGATTGGCCGATTTTTCGCCGGACCGGCCGTGAGCGTACCTGAAGTGGTGATCAGCGATGCTGCGTGGCGGAGCCTGGGCGGCGACTCCGCCGTGCTTGGGCGCACGATCCTGGTCGGCGGCGCCCATGCCACCGTGATCGGAGTGGCACCGCGGGGATTTGGCGGTCCCGCGCCGTTGCAGTCGCCCGACCTTTGGCTGCCAATTCCGCGGCCAAACGCTGCGACGGGCGATGGTGGCGGCATGCTCCTCGCGATTGTCGCGCGGCTCGCGCCAGGGCTGGATCGTTCCGCGGCTGCAGCCCGGCTGCCCGCCGTGGAGACCCAACTGAATGAATCGGCCAGCGCGGGGCGCGAACGACAGCTCACGTTGGTCGAACCCTCGCTCTTCGCGCTCCCGGGCGTGCCCGACCGACTCACTGGAGGCGTGCGCGTTGCCGGGGGACTTTTCGTGGCGCTCGGCGCGGTGCTCCTGCTGATCGCGAGCCTGAATCTCGCGAATCTCCTCCTGGCGCGCGGCGCGGCGCGGCGGCACGAGATCGGCGTCCGCTTGGCGCTGGGCGCGACCCGCTCGCGCGTCGTGCGGTTGCTCCTGGGTGAGAGTCTGTTGCTAGCCCTGGCCGGCAGCGTGGTCGGCCTGCTATTCGCGGGCTGGGCCAGCCTTGTGCTTGAGCAGTGGGTCACCAGCGCCATCACGGGTCGGATCGGGTTCAGCATCCGCTTCGACTTCGCGCCCGACCTGCGCGTCGTGGGTGCCACCTGCGGCTATGCGCTCGTGATGATGCTGGCCATCGGTGTGGCCCCGGCGCTGCGCAGCACGCGCGTCGACGTGATGGAAGACCTGAAGGGCGCGGGCGAGGCACCGCGCGGCACGGACCGACTTGCCCGGCTGTTTTCGCTTCGTCCGGTGCTGGTCATGGGCCAGATTGCGGGCTCGCTGGTGCTGGTGGTCTGCGCCGGCTTGTTCCTGCGGTTTGCCGCGGAGAAGCAGCAATTCGACCCCGGCTTCGACGTTGCGCACAACCTCGTGTTCTCGGTGGACTACGCGCTGAGCGGGAGCGATCCGCGATGGTCGTTCGTGTCGGAGCCGGGCGACCGGTCCGCTGCCGTGGCGGAGTATCGCGGCCGGAGCGGGAGCTACCGAGGAGTGCTGCGACAGCACCGGGAGACGGTGTTGGAGCGCGTGCGGGTGCTACCTGGCGTGCGGGATGCCGCGGTGGCGGCATCGCTCATCTTCCCGAATGGGGATTCGGAGAGCACGCAGTTGCGGGCCTTCGGCGTGACGGCTCAAGAAGGTGAAGCGGCCGCGACTGTGCGCGCGGTGGACACCGCGGTGTCGCGGCAGTATTTCGCGACGCTCGGGATTCCGATCGTGGCGGGCCGCAGTTTCACGGCGGAGGAGGAACGATTCGCCCGACCGGTGGCGCTGATCGACGAGCAAGCGGCGGCGCGGCTGTTTCCCAACCAATCTGCGCTGGGACAGCGGGTCGTGCTGCCTTCGCGCCCGGGCGTCCGGCCGAGCGGGCCCTATGAAATCGTCGGACTGGTGCGCAGTCCGGCCGAAAGCGTGCGCTATACCGGCCGGCCGCCGCGGATCTATCGCGCCCTCGATGCGCGTGAAGCGGCCGGGGCGCGAACCACCGCGCTTTTCCTGCATGTAGCGGTGGCCTCGCCGGCGACGACCCCGGCAGTCTTGGCCGCGGTGCAGAAGGAACTCAGCATGATCGATCCGTCGCTGCCGGCACGTCTCGCGCTGCCCATGCGCGATCAAATCGCCGGCAACCCGGCGTTGGCCATGCTGCATCTTGGCGCGGCGCTCTTCGGTGCGCTGGGTGCCATTGGCCTGCTGGTGGCGGTCGTCGGCATCTATGGCGTAAAAGCCTACACGCTGACGCAGCGGACGCGCGAGATTGGCGTGCGGCTCGCGCTGGGGGCGGAGCCGAGGCAGATCCGTTGGTGGTTTCTCCGCGAAGGCGCGCTGCAGACCAGCGTGGCTCTGTTGGTCGGGCTGGTGCTCGCGCTGGTGGCCGGGCTCGGCGTGTCGCGGGTATTCGACAGCGTGAGCTGGTTCGATCCCACCGTCACGGTCGCCGCGATCGTTCTGCTTGGCGGCACCGCGCTGCTGGCGTGCTGGCTGCCGGCGCGGCGGGCGGCGAAGGTGGATCCAATCGTGGCGCTGCGGTGCGATTGACGGAATTGCCGAATGCCGAAGGAGGATTGCCGAATGAAACCTACTCCAAGCTGCAGAAGATTAGGGCACAGAGTTCGGAAAGCGTTCTCGGAGCAAAACGGGATCCTCTGTGCTCTCGGATCGGACCGCCGCGCCCGCCGGGTCCATCTGGTTACTTCGGGTTGGAGAAGACCAATCCACCGCCACTGCTAGCTCTGCGTGCTCCTATAAAAACAAACCTTGCCCGTGAAAACCTGGTCCAAGCTGAAGACGCTGTTTCGCCGGCGGAAGGCCGAGGCGGAAATGTCCGCCGAGATCCGGCTGCACCTCGAGTTGCAGACGGAGCGGAACATCGCTGCCGGATTGGATCCCAACGAAGCGCGCTATGCGGCGCAGCGCGCCTTCGGCGGCGTCGAGCAGGTGAAGGAACGCTGCCGGGAGCAGCGGTCGCTGGGCTGGCTGGAGTATCTCGTCCGCGATGTGCGCCTGGCCGCGCGCTCGCTGCGACGCGCGCCGCTGTTCAGCGCGGCGGTGATCGCGACGCTCGCGCTGTGCATTGGGCCGAACACCGCGATCCTGACCCTGCTCTACGCGCTGGTGCTCAAGCCGGCGCCGTTCCCGCAGCCGGAGCGGCTCGTGCAGGTTTACAACGCGTTCGAGAAGCTGGGCGGTGAGCGCAGCCGGCAGGCCAGCAGCGTGCCGCAATACCGCGATTTTCAGGCCAACGCGGACCTGTTCGAAGGCTTCGCGATCATGCGCTACGCCGGCACGACGCTGGACGACGAGACCATGCCTCAGCGGGTGATGGGCATGCGCGTGAACGCGGGCTTCTTTGACCTGCTCGGCGTGCGTCCTCTGCTCGGCCGGTTCGGAATGCCCGAGGAGGATGCGATCGGCGCCGACCACGTGCTGGTGCTGACGCGGACGTTTTGGGAATCTCACTTCAACGCCGATCCGAACGTGATCGGACGTGTCGTGCGGCTCGGAGGCGAGCCCTGGACGATCATTGGCGTGGCGCCGCGATCGGTCGAGGTGCTCGACCGCTACACGCAATTCTTCAAGCCCTTCGAGCCGCTGCCGAACGAGGTGGACCCGCGCGCACGCTACGCCGGACGGGTTCTCGTGTTCGGACGACTAAAGCCGGACGTGACGCGCAGCGCGGCGGTGGCGCAGCTTCGAACGATCGACGGGCGCTATCTCGACGAGCAGGCGGCGCCCGCCACGCGCTCGTATTTCGAAACCGCGGGCCACCGCGTCGTGATCGAGAGTCTCGGTGCGCAAACGGCAGATGCGGTAAGCCGGCCGCTGACACTGCTGCAGGTGGGCGCGGGGTTCGTGCTGCTGATCGGGGTGGTGAACGTGCTGAATCTGATGCTCGCGCGGGTGAACGCGAAACGGCCGGAGCTGGCGATCCGGCATGCGCTCGGCGCGGGGCGCGCGACCCTGCTGCGGCAATTGCTGGCCGAGAGCCTGCTGCTCACCGCAGCGGCGACCGTGGTGGGAGCAGGACTCGCGTGGGCGGCGGTTCGGGTGATCAACGGCTACCTGCCGATGTTCGCGGGATCGGCAGCGCCGGTGCAACTGGAGCCGGCGATGGTCGGACTGGCGGCGGTGGTGGCGTTCGCGCTGGCCGGCGTGATGGGCGTGTTGCCGTTCGCGCTGCTGTGGAAACGCGGATTGAAACTGAACGAAATCCGCACGGCGTCAGCGGGCGCCGGCGTGCGGGTGTTTGGAGGCACGCTCGTCGTGGCGCAGGTGGCGATCGCCCTGCTGCTGCTCGTGGGGGCCGGTTTGTTGGGACGAAGTTTGGCGCGGGTGCTGGCGACGGATCCGGGCTTCGAGACGGCGAATCTTGTGCAGGGCCGGGTGGCGGTGCCGAAGCCCTACGAATCGCCGCAGGCGAATGTGGCCTTGCAGCGGCGGATCGTCGACGGCCTGCGGGAAATCCCGGGGGTAGAGGGAGCCGCGCTGGTGTTTGACTACGCGCTGTCAGGGAGCTTCCGGGCGCAGCCGTTTGTCATTCGCGGCGAGGCGGCCAAACCCGGGGCGAACCGGCCGCTCGTCGCAATCGATCCGGTGTCGCCGGAATTCTTCGATACGTTACGGATCACACTGCTCGAAGGGCGGGGGTTTACCTACGCGGACGATGTGCGGGGCAGCGCGGTGCTGGTGGTGGACGATCTGTTCGCCAAGCGGTATTTCCCGGGCCGCAGCGCGGTGGGGCGGGAAGTTGCGTTGTCGGTCCAACCGCCGCCGGACGGCCAGCCGTGGCCGCGGATCATCGGGGTGGTGCGCCGGCCGCAGCTCACGGG is part of the Opitutus terrae PB90-1 genome and harbors:
- a CDS encoding PadR family transcriptional regulator, with amino-acid sequence MVSNQKADLLQGTLDLLILKALQHEPMHGFGVALRIQQMSKDMLQVEQGSLYPALYRLEDQGWIESEWGVSENNRKAKFYSLTTAGRKQLQTEEKSWANLSTAINLVLGNT
- a CDS encoding YdeI/OmpD-associated family protein, which encodes MQPIPHDLRRALQRSGLDEFFREHPRVHRVDYLRWIAASKRRGTRRRRIDEAVVRLARQWQEEVARFLRPDVRGSVAADPQHERRCA
- a CDS encoding ABC transporter permease, which gives rise to MKTWSKLKTLFRRRKAEAEMSAEIRLHLELQTERNIAAGMDPGEARYAAQRMFGGVEQVKEQCREQRSWVWLEQFGRDLVHAGSSLRHAPGFSGVAIVTLAVVIGANSLVFTLVNGFLFKPVLGDGAGTAVHVVALTKAASRAPQRFTREDLERLRGNPGVFSAVAGYTIYPEVWGTELGDLRHGMVERVTDGFFAVCGVQPTIGRFFAGPAVSVPEVVISDAAWRSLGGDSAVLGRTILVGGAHATVIGVAPRGFGGPAPLQSPDLWLPIPRPNAATGDGGGMLLAIVARLAPGLDRSAAAARLPAVETQLNESASAGRERQLTLVEPSLFALPGVPDRLTGGVRVAGGLFVALGAVLLLIASLNLANLLLARGAARRHEIGVRLALGATRSRVVRLLLGESLLLALAGSVVGLLFAGWASLVLEQWVTSAITGRIGFSIRFDFAPDLRVVGATCGYALVMMLAIGVAPALRSTRVDVMEDLKGAGEAPRGTDRLARLFSLRPVLVMGQIAGSLVLVVCAGLFLRFAAEKQQFDPGFDVAHNLVFSVDYALSGSDPRWSFVSEPGDRSAAVAEYRGRSGSYRGVLRQHRETVLERVRVLPGVRDAAVAASLIFPNGDSESTQLRAFGVTAQEGEAAATVRAVDTAVSRQYFATLGIPIVAGRSFTAEEERFARPVALIDEQAAARLFPNQSALGQRVVLPSRPGVRPSGPYEIVGLVRSPAESVRYTGRPPRIYRALDAREAAGARTTALFLHVAVASPATTPAVLAAVQKELSMIDPSLPARLALPMRDQIAGNPALAMLHLGAALFGALGAIGLLVAVVGIYGVKAYTLTQRTREIGVRLALGAEPRQIRWWFLREGALQTSVALLVGLVLALVAGLGVSRVFDSVSWFDPTVTVAAIVLLGGTALLACWLPARRAAKVDPIVALRCD
- a CDS encoding ABC transporter permease, whose product is MKTWSKLKTLFRRRKAEAEMSAEIRLHLELQTERNIAAGLDPNEARYAAQRAFGGVEQVKERCREQRSLGWLEYLVRDVRLAARSLRRAPLFSAAVIATLALCIGPNTAILTLLYALVLKPAPFPQPERLVQVYNAFEKLGGERSRQASSVPQYRDFQANADLFEGFAIMRYAGTTLDDETMPQRVMGMRVNAGFFDLLGVRPLLGRFGMPEEDAIGADHVLVLTRTFWESHFNADPNVIGRVVRLGGEPWTIIGVAPRSVEVLDRYTQFFKPFEPLPNEVDPRARYAGRVLVFGRLKPDVTRSAAVAQLRTIDGRYLDEQAAPATRSYFETAGHRVVIESLGAQTADAVSRPLTLLQVGAGFVLLIGVVNVLNLMLARVNAKRPELAIRHALGAGRATLLRQLLAESLLLTAAATVVGAGLAWAAVRVINGYLPMFAGSAAPVQLEPAMVGLAAVVAFALAGVMGVLPFALLWKRGLKLNEIRTASAGAGVRVFGGTLVVAQVAIALLLLVGAGLLGRSLARVLATDPGFETANLVQGRVAVPKPYESPQANVALQRRIVDGLREIPGVEGAALVFDYALSGSFRAQPFVIRGEAAKPGANRPLVAIDPVSPEFFDTLRITLLEGRGFTYADDVRGSAVLVVDDLFAKRYFPGRSAVGREVALSVQPPPDGQPWPRIIGVVRRPQLTGLEGRDGMPIVFVPMVQQPAGGFSFVVRSARDTGDLIAEIRRKLRSIEPTLPLYGTATIDEGLASMMMGRRGMTLLIAAFSGLALMLAGVGLYGVLAYDVSQRTREIGIRGAIGATRGQIVAMVLRQGMVKTALGVGAGLAGAVYLTRFLRGLLFDVERFDPVAFVGVSLLMLAVAALACWLPARRAAKVDPIVALRCE